One genomic segment of Scylla paramamosain isolate STU-SP2022 chromosome 9, ASM3559412v1, whole genome shotgun sequence includes these proteins:
- the LOC135103655 gene encoding muscle-specific protein 300 kDa-like isoform X2 encodes MTFWQENYGFVKDVYDFRLQKYQEWMDNLEAIVSKVMAPNVQYTYKEFKMIQDNLASLCRDLEKEHMKEWLDLMLEKIAMRVCDEASISTKDKEFKNAEKKKLQALIDRHDKLMPSTQETQAKVDVYALCYAYGDDIYPCLKTLEEMRHLSVKEIHPHNMNMMEEQIEKAEKVISTVESQRDTYEDLLKRGKKLLLNPNKAPFITDLIEKMERTWIEANEQSKLRLAVLTNTAKDWEKYDEMRASINEPLEKLESELKRYRKYYDPVMGAKKLTQKKGVLEENKKIADEMFEGIQSCYKTIMVLAGDDKKEFLDREVSEVEEKKTVIDNCIETLTKLQDYNDALSKAVNHAKDLEDWAGPTNRKLKEITTDPDMSPENRVKEILILQEQAKEKLPQLDPLDEDYKKLLTGAPLLFHSSQFSPTHHLSHHLPFLPTPSLPHRDASVQPPLRTSQPYPTHHPTFRLPPLPIPLPITLLLVFPLGHLPPGLPCQEAGQGKLVLSEKGGLGEV; translated from the exons ATGACATTCTGGCAAGAGAACTATGGCTTTGTCAAGGACGTGTATGATTTCCGTCTTCAGAAGTACCAGGAATGGATGGACAATCTGGAGGCCATCGTGTCCAAAGTTATGGCGCCCAATGTCCAGTACACCTACAAGGAGTTCAAGATGATCCAGGATAATCTTGCT TCTTTGTGCCGGGACCTGGAGAAGGAGCACATGAAGGAGTGGCTCGACCTCATGCTTGAGAAGATCGCCATGAGGGTGTGTGACGAGGCCTCCATCAGCACCAAAGACAAAGAGTTTAAGAatgcagagaagaagaagctgCAGGCTCTCATCGACCGTCACGACAAGCTGATGCCCTCCACCCAG GAGACGCAGGCAAAGGTGGACGTGTACGCGCTCTGTTATGCTTACGGCGACGACATTTACCCGTGCCTCAAGACGTTGGAGGAGATGCGCCACCTCTCAGTGAAGGAGATCCACCCCCACAACATGAACATGATGGAGGAGCAGATTGAGAAGGCGGAGAAG GTCATCTCCACCGTGGAAAGCCAGCGGGACACGTACGAGGATCTCCTGAAGCGGGGCAAGAAGCTGCTGCTCAACCCCAACAAGGCGCCCTTCATCACAGACCTGATCGAGAAGATGGAGAGGACGTGGATCGAGGCCAATGAGCAGTCCAAGCTTCGCCTCGCCGTGCTGACCA ACACCGCCAAGGACTGGGAGAAATATGATGAGATGCGCGCCTCCATTAACGAGCCCCTGGAAAAGCTGGAGAGTGAGCTGAAGCGATACAGGAAGTACTACGATCCCGTGATGGGTGCGAAGAAGCTGACGCAGAAGAAGGGTGTGCtcgaggagaacaagaagatcGCTGATGAGATGTTCGAGGGCATTCAGAGCTGTTACAAGACCATCATGGTGCTCGCAGGGGACGACAAGAAGGAATTCCTGGACAGGGAG GTGAGTGAGGTCGAGGAAAAGAAGACTGTGATTGATAATTGCATCGAGACGCTGACAAAGCTTCAAGACTACAACGACGCGTTGTCCAAGGCGGTGAATCACGCCAAGGATCTGGAGGACTGGGCCGGCCCGACCAACAGAAAGCTGAAGGAGATCACCACGGATCCTGACATGAGTCCCGAAAACCGTGTGAAGGAGATTTTGATCTTGCAGGAGCAAGCCAAGGAGAAGTTGCCCCAACTTGATCCTCTTGACGAAGACTACAAGAAGCTCCTGACAG GGGCCCCTCTGTTATTTCATTCCTCTCAATTTTCTCCCACACACCATCTATCacatcatcttcccttccttcccactccttccctcccacaccgTGATGCATCAGTCCAGCCGCCCCTGCGCACTTCACAACCCTACCCCACGCACCATCCCACattccgtcttcctcctcttcccattcccctCCCTATTACCCTCCTCCTGGTGTTCCCTCTAGGCCACCTCCCCCCAGGTCTGCCCTGTCAGGAAGCGGGTCAAGGGAAGCTGGTGCTGAGTGAGAA AGGAGGACTTGGAGAAGTCTGA
- the LOC135103655 gene encoding muscle-specific protein 300 kDa-like isoform X1 — MTFWQENYGFVKDVYDFRLQKYQEWMDNLEAIVSKVMAPNVQYTYKEFKMIQDNLASLCRDLEKEHMKEWLDLMLEKIAMRVCDEASISTKDKEFKNAEKKKLQALIDRHDKLMPSTQETQAKVDVYALCYAYGDDIYPCLKTLEEMRHLSVKEIHPHNMNMMEEQIEKAEKVISTVESQRDTYEDLLKRGKKLLLNPNKAPFITDLIEKMERTWIEANEQSKLRLAVLTNTAKDWEKYDEMRASINEPLEKLESELKRYRKYYDPVMGAKKLTQKKGVLEENKKIADEMFEGIQSCYKTIMVLAGDDKKEFLDREVSEVEEKKTVIDNCIETLTKLQDYNDALSKAVNHAKDLEDWAGPTNRKLKEITTDPDMSPENRVKEILILQEQAKEKLPQLDPLDEDYKKLLTEEDLEKSETAKNTLQTWQEIKEFVREMCEELDKEAGSISSDQKLYADYLCGVKEFKPWMEATEAKIKEALPKPDSLESALTLLEACKVFDAECLVEKEKLDAAGKARENMEKASSTENEVAPLCNRWEAVKKVSVERVERAEALVTTWEDLKKTTEDLTLKMGDVPAKEDPNLEELEKTFNAIKELFGRKKEILASV; from the exons ATGACATTCTGGCAAGAGAACTATGGCTTTGTCAAGGACGTGTATGATTTCCGTCTTCAGAAGTACCAGGAATGGATGGACAATCTGGAGGCCATCGTGTCCAAAGTTATGGCGCCCAATGTCCAGTACACCTACAAGGAGTTCAAGATGATCCAGGATAATCTTGCT TCTTTGTGCCGGGACCTGGAGAAGGAGCACATGAAGGAGTGGCTCGACCTCATGCTTGAGAAGATCGCCATGAGGGTGTGTGACGAGGCCTCCATCAGCACCAAAGACAAAGAGTTTAAGAatgcagagaagaagaagctgCAGGCTCTCATCGACCGTCACGACAAGCTGATGCCCTCCACCCAG GAGACGCAGGCAAAGGTGGACGTGTACGCGCTCTGTTATGCTTACGGCGACGACATTTACCCGTGCCTCAAGACGTTGGAGGAGATGCGCCACCTCTCAGTGAAGGAGATCCACCCCCACAACATGAACATGATGGAGGAGCAGATTGAGAAGGCGGAGAAG GTCATCTCCACCGTGGAAAGCCAGCGGGACACGTACGAGGATCTCCTGAAGCGGGGCAAGAAGCTGCTGCTCAACCCCAACAAGGCGCCCTTCATCACAGACCTGATCGAGAAGATGGAGAGGACGTGGATCGAGGCCAATGAGCAGTCCAAGCTTCGCCTCGCCGTGCTGACCA ACACCGCCAAGGACTGGGAGAAATATGATGAGATGCGCGCCTCCATTAACGAGCCCCTGGAAAAGCTGGAGAGTGAGCTGAAGCGATACAGGAAGTACTACGATCCCGTGATGGGTGCGAAGAAGCTGACGCAGAAGAAGGGTGTGCtcgaggagaacaagaagatcGCTGATGAGATGTTCGAGGGCATTCAGAGCTGTTACAAGACCATCATGGTGCTCGCAGGGGACGACAAGAAGGAATTCCTGGACAGGGAG GTGAGTGAGGTCGAGGAAAAGAAGACTGTGATTGATAATTGCATCGAGACGCTGACAAAGCTTCAAGACTACAACGACGCGTTGTCCAAGGCGGTGAATCACGCCAAGGATCTGGAGGACTGGGCCGGCCCGACCAACAGAAAGCTGAAGGAGATCACCACGGATCCTGACATGAGTCCCGAAAACCGTGTGAAGGAGATTTTGATCTTGCAGGAGCAAGCCAAGGAGAAGTTGCCCCAACTTGATCCTCTTGACGAAGACTACAAGAAGCTCCTGACAG AGGAGGACTTGGAGAAGTCTGAGACGGCCAAGAACACCTTGCAGACGTGGCAGGAGATCAAGGAGTTTGTGAGGGAGATGTGCGAGGAGCTGGATAAGGAAGCGGGCTCCATCTCCTCGGACCAGAAGCTGTATGCGGACTACCTGTGTGGCGtgaaggaattcaagccatGGATGGAGGCCACGGAGGCTAAAATCAAGGAGGCTCTGCCCAAACCTGACTCCCTGGAAAGTGCACTAACCCTCTTGGAAGCCTGCAAG GTGTTCGATGCGGAGTGTCtcgtggagaaggagaagcttGACGCGGCAGGTAAGGCCCGGGAGAACATGGAGAAGGCCAGCAGCACGGAGAACGAGGTGGCGCCGCTTTGTAATCGCTGGGAGGCCGTCAAGAAGGTCTCTGTGGAGCGCGTCGAGAGG GCTGAGGCTCTTGTCACCACGTGGGAGGACCTGAAGAAGACCACGGAAGACCTCACACTTAAGATGGGAGACGTGCCGGCCAAGGAGGACCCTAATCTGGAGGAACTGGAAAAGACATTCAACGCCATCAAGGAATTATTcggcaggaaaaaggaaatcctTGCTTCTGTGTAA